In Dyadobacter subterraneus, a single genomic region encodes these proteins:
- a CDS encoding quinone-dependent dihydroorotate dehydrogenase, which yields MYKYILLPIFFRFDAERIHYFVCEMLQIAFKIPGVPALLKSLYTFEHPDLVQEVAGLRFRNPIGLAAGFDKNAEMVDQLEALGFGYIEIGTVTPRPQPGNDKPRLFRVKEDKGLINRMGFNNKGAAVAAAKLRYRKSKILVGGNIGKNKDTPNEQALSDYIICFNELFDVVDYFVVNVSSPNTPGLRDLQEKGPLTEILRELQIRNKQRPTPKPIFLKIAPDLTFSQLDDIIDIVKETGIVGVIATNTTISRADLKTSKETLDKIGAGGLSGQPLKYRATEVIRYLCDRSGNAFPVIGVGGIASPADALEKQNAGASLLQIYSSFIYEGPGLVKKICKAMVAK from the coding sequence ATGTATAAATATATCCTTTTACCGATCTTCTTCCGGTTCGATGCCGAGCGTATTCATTACTTCGTTTGTGAAATGCTGCAAATCGCTTTTAAAATCCCTGGTGTTCCGGCTTTGTTAAAAAGTTTGTACACATTTGAGCACCCTGATCTTGTACAGGAAGTAGCAGGTTTGCGCTTCCGTAACCCGATTGGACTGGCGGCAGGTTTTGATAAAAATGCAGAAATGGTCGATCAGCTGGAAGCTCTGGGTTTTGGATATATTGAAATTGGAACGGTAACACCGCGTCCTCAGCCGGGAAATGATAAACCGCGACTTTTCCGTGTGAAGGAAGATAAAGGACTTATCAACCGGATGGGTTTTAATAACAAAGGAGCAGCCGTCGCTGCTGCAAAACTGCGTTACCGTAAATCTAAAATCCTTGTCGGTGGAAATATTGGTAAAAATAAGGACACACCAAACGAGCAGGCGTTAAGCGATTACATCATTTGTTTCAACGAATTATTTGATGTTGTCGATTATTTTGTAGTAAATGTAAGTTCGCCAAATACGCCAGGATTACGTGATTTGCAGGAGAAAGGACCATTAACAGAAATCCTTCGTGAACTTCAAATCCGTAATAAACAGAGACCAACCCCAAAACCGATATTTTTGAAAATCGCTCCTGATTTGACTTTCAGTCAGTTGGATGATATTATTGACATTGTGAAAGAAACAGGTATTGTCGGTGTCATCGCTACAAATACAACCATAAGTCGTGCGGATTTAAAAACTTCAAAAGAAACGTTGGATAAGATTGGTGCCGGCGGGTTAAGCGGACAGCCATTGAAATACCGCGCTACTGAGGTAATTCGTTATCTTTGCGACAGGTCAGGAAATGCCTTTCCGGTTATTGGCGTTGGAGGAATTGCTTCTCCGGCTGATGCGCTGGAAAAGCAGAATGCCGGCGCAAGTCTTTTGCAAATTTATTCCAGCTTCATCTATGAAGGTCCGGGGTTGGTTAAGAAGATTTGCAAGGCAATGGTGGCAAAATAA
- a CDS encoding FtsK/SpoIIIE family DNA translocase encodes MSVNKLRGNTQRTRTEEESRAPGFRFSLDWDSIFSSPKSTLAWGIFFLLSGVILEVSFISYIVTGLADQSIIDALGQESIRDAGRQTRNFLGVLGATFSHIFVYRWFGVGALLLPFVPILAGWKIAFGKELLPLTRATQEVIFYTLWVSVLMGYIVLMSNTENTMSFASGGFGYMINVWLFDWLKWGSIIPILFALFVFAVYFYDAKTLVENWQRKPEKEETVVEEQEIFDNQVSPDAEEIETEVHKETVKEPEYVSVVNDTYDDDVIIPPLVVEPEKEEKQQNGVHVLEVLNKEEFVKPAVIINPVMAPVVAATDLELELEVSNETIIPKEVHEVIDDEDVNASILREFGQYDPMLDLPSYQFPTYNLLSDVIDNQHEKVTQEELESNKTKIVETLGSYGINISKIKATIGPTVTLYEIIPEAGVRISKIKNLEGDIALSLAALGIRIIAPMPGRGTIGIEVPNKNRETVFIRSVLMNEKFQKSTYDLPIVLGKTISNDIHIADLAKMPHLLMAGATGQGKSVGLNVILASLIYKKHPAELKFVLVDPKKVELTLFNKLERHFLAKLPNADEAIITDTKKVIFTLNSLCIEMDSRYDLLKEASVRNLKEYNTKFAQRRLNPEKGHKFLPYIVLVIDELADLMMTAGKEVETPIARLAQLARAVGIHLVVATQRPSVKVITGLIKANFPARLSFRVTSSIDSRTILDMGGAEQLVGQGDMLLAINSEVIRLQCPFIDTREIEDVCEFIGGQRGYDEAYALPEYEGDESSESRSEVNTDDFDQLLPEAARLIITHQQGSTSLIQRKMKLGYNRAGRIMDQLELIGVVGPFTGSKARDVMFHDLSQLDDHLRSMGISG; translated from the coding sequence ATGTCTGTAAATAAGCTCAGAGGAAACACACAACGAACGAGGACAGAAGAAGAAAGCAGGGCGCCCGGATTCAGATTTTCTCTGGATTGGGACAGCATATTTTCCAGCCCGAAAAGTACATTGGCCTGGGGGATTTTTTTCCTTTTGTCCGGTGTCATTTTAGAAGTTTCGTTCATATCCTACATCGTTACCGGATTAGCCGACCAAAGTATTATTGACGCTTTGGGACAGGAATCTATCCGTGATGCCGGTCGGCAGACCCGTAATTTTTTGGGCGTACTTGGCGCCACATTTTCACATATTTTTGTTTACCGCTGGTTTGGTGTAGGTGCATTATTGCTGCCGTTTGTACCAATTCTGGCAGGATGGAAAATTGCTTTCGGAAAAGAATTGCTTCCACTGACACGTGCTACACAGGAGGTTATTTTTTATACACTTTGGGTAAGTGTACTGATGGGATACATCGTGCTCATGAGCAATACGGAAAATACAATGAGTTTTGCTTCGGGCGGTTTTGGTTATATGATCAACGTCTGGCTTTTTGACTGGCTCAAATGGGGAAGTATCATTCCAATTTTATTTGCGTTGTTTGTTTTTGCCGTTTATTTCTACGATGCCAAAACTTTGGTAGAAAACTGGCAGCGTAAACCTGAAAAGGAAGAAACGGTTGTTGAAGAGCAAGAAATTTTCGATAATCAGGTAAGTCCGGATGCTGAGGAGATTGAAACAGAAGTTCATAAAGAAACCGTGAAGGAGCCTGAATATGTTTCCGTGGTTAATGATACTTACGACGACGACGTAATCATTCCTCCATTGGTTGTGGAACCTGAAAAAGAGGAGAAACAGCAGAATGGAGTTCATGTGCTGGAAGTTTTGAATAAGGAAGAATTTGTAAAACCGGCTGTGATTATAAATCCGGTTATGGCGCCGGTTGTAGCTGCAACAGATCTTGAATTGGAGCTTGAAGTTTCAAATGAGACCATCATTCCGAAAGAAGTGCATGAAGTCATTGACGATGAGGATGTCAATGCATCCATTCTTCGTGAATTCGGTCAATATGATCCAATGCTGGATTTGCCTTCCTACCAATTTCCAACTTACAATTTGCTGAGTGATGTTATTGACAATCAGCATGAAAAGGTTACACAGGAAGAATTGGAAAGTAACAAAACCAAGATCGTGGAAACACTTGGAAGTTACGGTATCAATATTTCAAAAATAAAGGCGACGATCGGTCCAACCGTTACGCTTTATGAAATTATTCCCGAAGCTGGTGTAAGAATTTCCAAGATCAAGAATCTTGAAGGTGATATTGCACTGAGTTTGGCCGCACTCGGGATTCGTATTATTGCGCCGATGCCCGGGCGTGGAACAATTGGTATTGAGGTGCCGAATAAAAACCGGGAAACTGTTTTTATCCGTTCAGTTTTGATGAACGAAAAATTTCAGAAGTCGACGTATGACTTGCCGATTGTTTTAGGGAAAACCATTTCCAATGATATTCATATTGCGGATCTGGCTAAAATGCCTCACTTGCTTATGGCCGGAGCAACAGGACAAGGAAAGTCTGTTGGCTTGAATGTTATCCTGGCTTCTTTGATCTATAAAAAACATCCGGCAGAATTAAAGTTTGTACTGGTCGATCCAAAAAAAGTAGAATTAACGCTTTTCAATAAACTGGAAAGACACTTTTTGGCAAAATTGCCAAACGCGGACGAAGCCATTATTACCGATACCAAAAAGGTAATTTTTACCCTTAATTCATTATGTATTGAAATGGATTCGCGCTATGATCTTTTGAAAGAAGCGTCGGTAAGGAACCTGAAAGAATACAATACCAAGTTTGCACAGCGCCGTTTGAATCCTGAAAAAGGTCACAAATTTTTACCTTACATCGTTTTGGTCATTGATGAGCTAGCAGATTTAATGATGACGGCTGGTAAAGAAGTTGAAACGCCGATTGCCCGTCTTGCGCAGCTTGCCCGTGCGGTAGGAATTCACCTGGTTGTGGCCACGCAGCGACCATCTGTAAAGGTTATTACCGGTTTGATCAAAGCTAACTTCCCGGCACGTTTATCTTTCCGTGTAACGTCCAGTATCGATTCAAGAACGATTTTGGATATGGGCGGCGCCGAACAATTGGTTGGACAGGGAGATATGCTTCTGGCGATAAATTCGGAAGTCATCCGTTTGCAATGTCCGTTTATTGATACAAGAGAAATTGAAGATGTCTGCGAATTTATTGGCGGGCAACGCGGATATGATGAAGCTTACGCATTGCCAGAATATGAAGGCGATGAAAGCTCCGAATCCAGAAGTGAAGTAAATACAGATGATTTTGACCAGTTGCTTCCGGAAGCAGCGCGTTTGATTATTACGCATCAGCAAGGTAGTACTTCGCTCATTCAGCGCAAAATGAAACTGGGTTATAACCGCGCCGGCAGAATTATGGATCAGTTGGAATTAATCGGTGTCGTTGGACCATTCACGGGTAGCAAAGCAAGAGACGTAATGTTCCATGATTTGAGCCAGCTGGACGACCATTTAAGATCAATGGGTATCAGCGGATAA
- a CDS encoding TonB-dependent receptor domain-containing protein, which yields MFKNLSLTQRLPAFLVITLVITNISSPTFASKRFFKAGPDGGKLIGKVVEAPKNEAVSFATVAILLAKDSSVTSGAITDEKGVFTIPDVKPGKYILRITNMGYETLFVPNISVATESNITDIGTLTIIVSSQKLNEVVIKGEKAMIVEDIDKKMITIGKDMLASSNNASDLLTKLPSVSLDENGNPQVRGKGNVIVLIDGKPSTLYGSDLPTVLQSFPAELIERIDVSTTPSAKYEGDGASGVIDIITKKNKIRGLNGGVRTSLGLKNNNNASGNVNFRAGKLGLNASLNGQTRNMFWKRRLNRDNFLGDDPSRLEQRGTGNNKNKNLFGRFGANYDFNDKNGIELSVNYSRDQSNTKSDLVNNSALITGQLLDHFDRINQGKGNGNNVSTSFDYRRKFNRKDELLTFTANYSEGKSTNNSMYDQEDDVDSLSKHQQNFRTGKSKALFLNTDFTLPLTDKATFDIGFRTRFNTNDNTNAFYLLNAESGNFEFDNTISNVFGYKNSIYTGYMNFSQKTDLWGFRAGLRLTESEQEIDQISANRDFSVNFLTLSPSLAISRKLDDNSLIKLNYSRRVQRPEADWLNPYTDVSDPKNLQTGNPNLRPEFTHKAEMAYSNYEENGGWGPSLFMDYSNNAITRLRTINAEGISLTQYDNIGKELNYGFETDFSQKFGDILKINGSGRFFRSEVVSALANIDNRTWSYSGNLNAFVTLPLDFKASAYVNYEGPRAIAQGTRQGVFVANMGLRKDLLEKKATLSFNIQDIFLSRAYKSQLATDTYLQNSLWQQTNRLVNLTFQYRFGKISMSGDES from the coding sequence ATGTTTAAAAATCTATCCCTGACTCAACGGCTTCCGGCTTTTCTGGTTATCACGCTGGTTATTACAAACATTTCTTCCCCGACATTCGCTTCAAAACGGTTTTTCAAAGCAGGACCTGATGGTGGAAAGCTGATTGGAAAAGTAGTTGAAGCACCCAAAAACGAAGCAGTCAGTTTTGCAACCGTTGCTATTTTACTGGCAAAAGATTCAAGCGTTACAAGCGGAGCCATCACAGACGAGAAAGGTGTTTTTACAATACCTGACGTCAAGCCCGGAAAATATATTCTCAGGATCACAAACATGGGTTACGAAACGCTTTTTGTTCCAAACATCAGCGTTGCTACGGAATCAAATATCACAGATATTGGGACGCTCACTATTATTGTATCATCCCAAAAACTGAATGAAGTTGTGATCAAAGGTGAGAAAGCGATGATCGTTGAGGATATTGATAAAAAAATGATCACGATCGGAAAGGATATGCTTGCAAGCAGTAATAATGCAAGTGATCTTTTGACAAAACTTCCTTCCGTTTCACTGGATGAAAATGGCAATCCACAGGTTCGTGGAAAAGGAAATGTGATCGTTTTGATTGATGGAAAACCGTCAACGCTTTATGGCAGTGATCTTCCAACCGTTTTACAATCTTTTCCGGCTGAATTGATTGAACGTATCGATGTTTCCACCACGCCTTCTGCAAAATATGAAGGCGATGGCGCTTCGGGTGTTATTGATATTATTACCAAAAAGAATAAAATACGCGGACTTAATGGTGGTGTACGCACAAGTCTTGGATTAAAAAACAATAATAACGCATCCGGAAATGTTAACTTTCGTGCCGGGAAATTAGGACTGAACGCATCCCTAAACGGGCAGACCCGCAATATGTTTTGGAAACGGAGATTGAACCGGGACAACTTTCTTGGAGACGATCCGTCAAGGCTGGAACAACGAGGCACCGGAAACAACAAGAACAAAAATCTATTTGGCCGCTTCGGTGCCAATTATGATTTTAATGACAAAAATGGTATTGAGCTAAGCGTTAATTATTCCCGTGATCAAAGTAACACAAAAAGTGATTTGGTAAATAATTCGGCACTTATAACCGGTCAGTTGTTGGATCACTTTGACAGAATTAACCAAGGTAAGGGCAATGGAAATAATGTGAGTACAAGCTTCGACTATCGTAGAAAGTTTAACAGAAAAGATGAGTTACTGACTTTTACTGCTAATTATTCCGAAGGAAAATCTACAAATAACTCCATGTATGACCAGGAAGACGATGTAGATAGCTTGTCCAAACACCAGCAGAATTTCCGGACTGGAAAAAGTAAAGCGCTTTTTCTGAATACTGATTTCACTTTGCCCTTGACCGATAAAGCCACATTTGACATCGGTTTCCGCACCCGTTTTAATACAAATGATAATACAAATGCATTTTATTTACTGAATGCTGAGTCGGGTAATTTTGAATTTGACAATACGATCAGTAATGTGTTTGGCTATAAAAATTCTATTTATACCGGCTACATGAATTTCTCTCAGAAAACAGATCTCTGGGGCTTTCGCGCAGGTTTGAGATTGACTGAATCCGAACAGGAAATTGATCAGATAAGCGCCAACAGGGATTTTTCGGTTAACTTTTTAACCTTGTCTCCTTCATTGGCAATCAGCAGAAAACTGGATGACAATTCGCTTATCAAACTAAATTACAGTCGCCGTGTTCAACGCCCGGAAGCTGACTGGCTGAATCCTTACACGGACGTTTCGGATCCGAAAAATCTTCAAACAGGAAATCCAAATCTCCGTCCGGAATTCACGCACAAAGCAGAAATGGCTTATTCAAATTATGAGGAAAATGGTGGGTGGGGACCTTCTCTGTTTATGGATTATTCCAATAATGCCATTACGCGTTTAAGAACAATTAATGCCGAAGGAATTTCACTTACACAATACGACAATATTGGTAAAGAACTTAACTACGGATTTGAAACCGACTTTTCACAGAAATTCGGAGACATTTTAAAAATTAATGGCAGCGGAAGATTTTTTAGAAGTGAAGTCGTTTCAGCATTGGCCAATATTGATAATCGCACATGGAGCTACTCCGGAAACCTGAATGCATTTGTGACTTTACCACTTGATTTCAAAGCTTCTGCCTACGTGAATTATGAAGGTCCAAGAGCAATTGCACAAGGTACACGTCAGGGTGTTTTTGTGGCGAACATGGGACTTAGAAAAGACCTGTTGGAAAAAAAAGCAACACTTTCTTTTAACATTCAGGACATTTTTCTCTCACGCGCTTACAAAAGTCAGCTGGCTACGGACACTTATCTTCAAAATTCATTGTGGCAACAAACAAACCGTCTGGTTAACCTGACATTTCAATACCGGTTTGGAAAAATATCCATGAGCGGAGACGAATCATAA
- a CDS encoding beta-N-acetylhexosaminidase, translated as MKRFLFTVLCSLWFCTTWAQPNIIPKPTQMLVAKGEWTLGAKATIGAPADAKWTKVAEMLAGQIKRASGYSLKTVKGKGDISLVLSTDASLGEEGYRLLSTSKGVTIQAQTAKGAFYGMQSLLQLLPVEVFSPKVVSNVKWVVPYVTIKDVPRFSYRGLMLDVGRHFMPAEFVKKYIDLIALHKQNQFHWHLTDDQGWRIEIKKYPELTTIGSKRKETMKGHYSDQKYDGTPYGGFYTQAEIKEVLKYAEDRFVNVIPEIELPGHALAALSAYPKLGNNPDKIYEVGTKWGVYDDVFMPREETLKFLEDVLTEVIDLFPSKYIHIGGDECPKTQWKESRFAQDLIKKENLKDEHGLQSYVIKRIDKFVTSKGRRIIGWDEILEGGLSPNATVMSWRGTEGGIAAAKEDHDVIMTPNNFVYLDHYQAEAKTQPIAIGGFTDLAESYSYDPTPKELTAEQAKHILGVQGNVWTEYMTTSDYVEYMVFPRGIAIAETGWTPADKKDFADFSKRLEVHKKRLDYLGVNYFGAPINDKFKYNWSAKK; from the coding sequence ATGAAACGTTTTCTTTTTACAGTACTCTGTTCCCTATGGTTCTGTACTACCTGGGCGCAGCCCAACATCATTCCAAAGCCAACCCAGATGCTGGTTGCAAAAGGAGAATGGACGCTTGGAGCAAAGGCTACCATTGGTGCGCCGGCTGATGCAAAATGGACAAAAGTTGCCGAAATGCTTGCCGGTCAAATCAAGAGGGCCAGCGGTTATTCTTTGAAAACAGTAAAGGGAAAAGGCGATATTTCTTTGGTTCTTTCCACTGATGCAAGTTTGGGAGAAGAAGGCTATCGTTTGTTGTCTACATCAAAAGGTGTAACGATTCAGGCACAAACTGCAAAAGGCGCTTTTTACGGTATGCAGTCTTTGTTGCAGCTTTTGCCAGTTGAAGTATTTAGTCCAAAAGTGGTCAGCAATGTAAAATGGGTTGTTCCTTATGTTACAATAAAAGATGTCCCGCGTTTTTCTTACCGTGGATTAATGCTGGATGTGGGCCGTCATTTTATGCCTGCTGAATTTGTTAAAAAGTATATTGATTTGATTGCTTTACATAAACAAAATCAGTTTCACTGGCATTTGACGGACGATCAGGGATGGAGAATCGAGATAAAAAAATATCCTGAATTGACTACGATAGGTTCGAAACGTAAGGAAACGATGAAAGGTCATTATAGTGACCAGAAATATGACGGGACTCCTTATGGCGGTTTTTATACGCAGGCGGAAATCAAAGAAGTTTTGAAATATGCAGAGGATCGTTTTGTAAATGTAATTCCTGAAATTGAATTACCTGGCCACGCTTTAGCAGCTTTGTCAGCTTATCCGAAACTGGGTAACAATCCGGACAAAATCTACGAAGTTGGAACGAAATGGGGTGTTTATGATGACGTTTTCATGCCTCGTGAAGAAACTTTGAAGTTTTTGGAAGATGTTTTAACGGAAGTTATTGATCTTTTCCCAAGTAAATATATTCACATTGGTGGTGACGAATGTCCAAAAACACAGTGGAAAGAAAGTCGTTTTGCGCAGGATCTTATCAAAAAAGAAAACCTGAAAGATGAGCATGGTTTGCAAAGTTATGTAATCAAACGCATTGACAAATTTGTGACTTCAAAAGGCCGTCGTATCATCGGGTGGGATGAAATCCTGGAAGGTGGACTTTCGCCTAACGCTACGGTAATGAGCTGGAGAGGAACTGAGGGAGGAATTGCTGCTGCAAAAGAAGATCATGACGTAATCATGACACCAAATAATTTTGTTTATCTGGATCACTATCAGGCGGAAGCAAAAACGCAGCCGATCGCAATTGGTGGTTTTACGGATCTTGCAGAATCGTATTCTTACGATCCAACACCAAAAGAATTGACTGCTGAACAGGCGAAACATATCTTGGGCGTTCAGGGAAATGTGTGGACAGAATATATGACCACATCTGATTATGTAGAATATATGGTGTTCCCTCGCGGAATTGCCATCGCTGAAACAGGCTGGACTCCGGCTGACAAAAAAGATTTTGCAGATTTCAGCAAGCGTTTGGAAGTACATAAAAAACGTCTTGATTATTTAGGCGTTAACTACTTCGGTGCTCCAATCAACGATAAATTCAAATACAATTGGTCTGCTAAAAAGTAA